One segment of Chionomys nivalis chromosome 1, mChiNiv1.1, whole genome shotgun sequence DNA contains the following:
- the Tes gene encoding testin — translation MDLETKMKKMGLGHEQGFGAPCLKCKENCEGFELHFWRKICRNCKCGQEEHDVLLSTEEDRKVGRLFEDTKYTTLIAKLKSDGIPMYKRNVMILTNPVAAKKNVSINTVTYEWAPPVQNQALARQYMQMLPKEKQPVAGSEGAQYRKKQLAKQLPAHDQDPSKCHELSPKEVKEMEQFVKKYKSEALGVGDVKLPSEMNAQGDKLHSPAGDRNTPAAVLPKDKSAEPKKTQYSCYYCKQTMKEGDPAIYAERAGYDKLWHPACFICSTCGELLVDMIYFWKNGKLYCGRHYCDSEKPRCAGCDELIFSNEYTQAENQNWHLKHFCCFDCDNILAGEIYVMVNDKPVCKPCYVKNHAVVCQGCHNAIDPEVQRVTYNSFSWHASTECFLCSCCSKCLIGQKFMPVEGMVFCSVECKKLMS, via the exons ATGGGCTTAGGTCATGAGCAAGGATTTGGAGCCCCCTGTCTGAAATGCAAAGAGAACTGTGAAGGGTTTGAACTGCACTTCTGGAG aaaaatatgcCGTAACTGCAAATGTGGACAAGAAGAACATGATGTCCTCCTGAGCACCGAGGAGGATCGGAAAGTGGGGAGACTCTTTGAAGACACCAAGTACACCACCCTGATTGCCAAGCTGAAGTCAGATGGAATTCCCATGTATAAACGCAATGTTATGATATTGACCAATCCAGTTGCTGCCAAGAAGAATGTCTCCATCAACACTGTTACCTATGAGTGGGCTCCCCCGGTCCAGAACCAGGCACTG GCCAGGCAGTACATGCAGATGCTGCCCAAAGAGAAGCAGCCAGTGGCAGGCTCGGAGGGGGCACAGTACCGGAAGAAGCAGCTGGCAAAGCAGCTCCCTGCCCATGACCAGGACCCATCTAAGTGCCATGAGCTGTCacccaaggaagtgaaggagatGGAGCAGTTTGTGAAGAAGTACAAGAGCGaggctctgggggtgggggatgtgAAGCTCCCCTCTGAGATGAACGCCCAGGGTGACAAGCTGCACAGTCCTGCTGGGGATAGAAACACCCCAGCCGCCGTGCTGCCCAAGGACAAGTCTGCCGAGCCCAAGAAGACCCAGTAT TCTTGCTACTACTGCAAACAGACCATGAAGGAAGGAGACCCAGCCATCTACGCGGAAAGGGCTGGCTATGATAAACTCTGGCACCCGGCCTGTTTCATCTGCAGCACCTGCGGCGAACTCCTAGTCGACATGATTTACTTCTGGAAGAACGGGAAGCTGTACTGTGGCCGCCATTACTGTGACAGCGAGAAGCCCCGCTGTGCTGGCTGTGACGAG CTGATATTCAGCAATGAATATACCCAAGCGGAAAATCAGAACTGGCACCTGAAACACTTTTGCTGCTTTGACTGTGACAACATCCTGGCGGGAGAGATATACGTGATGGTCAACGACAAGCCTGTATGCAAGCCCTGCTACGTGAAGAACCATGCCGTG GTGTGTCAAGGCTGCCACAACGCCATCGACCCGGAAGTGCAGCGAGTGACCTACAATAGCTTCAGCTGGCACGCATCTACAGAGTGCTTCCTCTGCTCCTGTTGCAGCAAGTGTCTTATCGGGCAGAAGTTCATGCCTGTAGAAGGGATGGTTTTCTGCTCCGTGGAGTGCAAGAAGCTGATGTCCTAG